The following are encoded in a window of Ruficoccus amylovorans genomic DNA:
- a CDS encoding iron dependent repressor, metal binding and dimerization domain protein — protein MPQSPTPAHTAQRHERVRRQHSDELAQDYVEAIHELREDTGTARVVDLTKIFGVTHVSVIRALARLEKRGLINRCPDEGIVLTDKGTEWAIASAERHTLVVHFLRGIGVSEAQANADAEGIEHHLSRESLQAMKKFLNERPGK, from the coding sequence ATGCCACAGAGCCCTACCCCTGCCCATACCGCTCAGCGGCACGAGCGCGTGCGCCGTCAGCACTCCGACGAACTGGCGCAGGACTACGTGGAGGCCATCCATGAGCTGCGCGAGGATACAGGCACGGCCCGCGTGGTTGACCTGACAAAGATCTTCGGCGTGACCCATGTCTCCGTCATCCGCGCCCTGGCGCGCCTGGAAAAGCGCGGGCTCATCAACCGCTGCCCGGACGAGGGGATCGTCCTCACCGACAAAGGCACCGAATGGGCTATCGCCTCCGCCGAACGCCACACCCTGGTCGTGCATTTCCTGCGCGGGATCGGTGTCAGCGAGGCGCAGGCCAACGCCGACGCCGAAGGGATCGAACATCACCTCAGCCGCGAGTCGCTGCAGGCGATGAAGAAATTTCTCAACGAGCGTCCCGGCAAATAG
- a CDS encoding MazG family protein, which produces MSDLTAVSSSSNASGESALFALRETVARLRAPGGCPWDREQTHQSICDCLIEEVAELLETIDRLDMPHMREELGDLLLHVVMHAQMAEEAGHFDLEAVAAEVNEKLIRRHPHVFGDLDLKDSEAVLQNWDQIKATEKKNGVQGAGLFKHLPPQLSALLSAREVFKQITKKHLPAPPSVDQARIESLSKQLTEPEAGQRLFELAAACRLAGIDPESALRRFTQTVQDQTEARAAKS; this is translated from the coding sequence ATGAGCGATTTGACGGCTGTTTCCTCCAGTTCAAACGCCTCTGGCGAGAGCGCCCTGTTCGCGCTTCGCGAGACTGTGGCCCGCCTGCGCGCCCCCGGCGGCTGCCCCTGGGACCGCGAGCAGACGCACCAGTCGATCTGCGACTGTCTGATCGAGGAGGTGGCCGAGCTGCTGGAGACGATTGACCGGCTCGACATGCCCCACATGCGCGAGGAGCTGGGCGACCTGCTCCTGCACGTGGTCATGCACGCCCAGATGGCGGAGGAGGCCGGGCACTTCGACCTCGAAGCCGTCGCCGCCGAGGTCAACGAAAAGCTCATTCGCCGCCACCCGCACGTCTTTGGCGACCTCGATCTGAAGGACTCCGAAGCCGTTCTGCAAAACTGGGACCAGATCAAGGCGACAGAGAAAAAGAACGGCGTCCAGGGCGCCGGGCTTTTCAAGCACCTGCCCCCGCAGTTGAGCGCTCTGCTCAGCGCCCGCGAGGTTTTCAAGCAGATCACCAAGAAACACCTGCCCGCGCCGCCGAGCGTGGATCAGGCCCGCATCGAATCCCTCTCGAAACAACTCACCGAGCCGGAAGCGGGCCAGCGGCTCTTCGAACTGGCCGCCGCCTGCCGCCTGGCCGGGATCGACCCGGAGTCGGCGCTCCGGCGATTCACCCAAACCGTACAGGACCAGACCGAAGCCCGTGCCGCTAAAAGCTGA
- a CDS encoding indole-3-glycerol phosphate synthase TrpC gives MDKLTEIMAHTREQLAPRLRPVSEAELARFGERPRTGPGFIESLAKAPGLGVIAEIKRRSPSAGQIAELPDAEEQARKYLNAEADAISVLTDEKYFGGSLKDLWTVTDFIGDHRRSTPCLRKDFMVHPIQVLEAAEAGARCILIIVRALKDDEIARLSDAAGLAGLDTLYEIHTAPELERALRFEPEMIGVNNRDLARFRTDLAFSEELIPQIPRDILAVSESGIFTPEDGMRVFEAGAKAVLIGEALMKQEDPGQLVSALHELE, from the coding sequence ATGGACAAACTCACCGAAATCATGGCGCACACGCGCGAGCAACTCGCCCCGCGCCTGCGCCCTGTGTCCGAAGCCGAGCTGGCCCGCTTCGGGGAGCGCCCGCGCACCGGTCCGGGCTTCATCGAGTCGCTGGCCAAAGCCCCCGGCCTGGGTGTGATCGCGGAGATCAAGCGCCGCTCGCCCTCTGCCGGGCAAATCGCGGAGCTGCCCGATGCCGAGGAACAGGCACGCAAGTACCTCAATGCCGAGGCCGACGCCATCTCCGTGCTGACGGACGAGAAATACTTCGGCGGCTCGCTCAAGGACTTGTGGACGGTGACGGATTTCATCGGCGACCACCGCCGCTCCACCCCCTGCCTGCGCAAGGACTTTATGGTCCACCCGATCCAGGTGCTCGAAGCCGCCGAGGCCGGGGCCCGCTGCATCCTGATTATCGTCCGTGCCCTCAAGGACGACGAGATCGCCCGCCTCAGTGACGCCGCCGGGCTCGCTGGGCTGGACACCCTTTACGAGATCCACACCGCCCCCGAGCTTGAGCGGGCGCTGCGCTTCGAGCCGGAGATGATCGGCGTCAACAACCGCGACCTGGCCCGCTTCCGCACCGACCTGGCCTTTTCCGAGGAGCTCATCCCGCAAATCCCCCGCGACATTCTCGCCGTAAGCGAGAGCGGCATTTTTACACCGGAAGACGGCATGCGTGTCTTCGAGGCCGGGGCCAAGGCCGTCCTGATCGGCGAAGCCCTTATGAAACAGGAAGATCCAGGCCAACTGGTCAGTGCCCTGCACGAATTGGAGTAA
- a CDS encoding DtxR family transcriptional regulator gives MAEPSPLSQYRSTQSLDRVCTEDTLKYLHECEYEGERQLATAEGVAGVLNRSLNETVDLLKRMRQAGLVSLQGSAVGMTDEGRSYARQVIRAHRLYETYLARMTDERPARWHRKADEAEHHISAEDVDALSQQLGHPRYDPHGDPIPTRAGELPELTGGALEASPLGAIVRVLHVGDEPEALGHLLVELGLAPGMLLKVVERGNDQMRIWVEGRECTLDRAAAALVRVAEADCDELPRVARLSSLAEGEEAIVVRLLASCTGSERTRLLDLGFVPPSRVSVELKSPMGSPVAYRIRNTLVALRPEQADQIVIETPEPEARS, from the coding sequence ATGGCCGAACCCTCTCCGCTCTCGCAATACCGTTCCACCCAGTCGCTGGACCGTGTCTGCACGGAAGACACCCTCAAATACCTGCACGAGTGCGAATACGAGGGTGAGCGGCAACTGGCCACAGCGGAAGGTGTCGCCGGTGTGCTTAACCGCTCGCTGAACGAAACGGTGGACCTGCTCAAACGGATGCGTCAGGCCGGGCTGGTCAGTCTTCAGGGTTCCGCTGTCGGGATGACCGACGAGGGCCGCAGCTACGCCCGTCAGGTCATCCGGGCGCACCGCCTCTACGAGACCTACCTGGCCCGTATGACCGACGAGCGCCCCGCCCGCTGGCACCGCAAAGCGGACGAGGCCGAGCACCACATCTCCGCCGAGGACGTGGATGCGCTTTCCCAGCAGCTCGGGCACCCGCGCTACGACCCGCACGGCGACCCGATCCCGACCCGAGCCGGGGAACTACCCGAGCTGACAGGCGGCGCGCTTGAAGCCTCCCCGTTGGGGGCTATCGTCCGCGTCCTCCACGTCGGCGACGAACCCGAAGCCCTCGGCCACCTGCTGGTCGAGTTGGGGCTGGCTCCCGGCATGCTCTTGAAGGTGGTCGAACGGGGGAATGACCAGATGCGCATCTGGGTCGAGGGGCGCGAGTGCACACTCGACCGCGCCGCCGCGGCGCTCGTTCGCGTGGCCGAAGCCGACTGCGACGAACTGCCCCGCGTGGCCCGGCTCTCCAGCCTGGCCGAAGGAGAGGAGGCCATCGTCGTTCGCCTACTGGCTTCCTGCACCGGCTCCGAACGCACGCGCCTGCTTGACCTGGGCTTTGTCCCGCCAAGCCGCGTGAGCGTCGAGCTGAAAAGCCCGATGGGCAGCCCCGTGGCCTACCGGATTCGTAATACCCTGGTGGCTCTGCGCCCGGAACAGGCCGACCAGATCGTGATCGAAACACCCGAACCGGAGGCCCGTTCATGA
- a CDS encoding Na/Pi symporter — MEVIHPEVPHPITSGGSKFVNWLGVLVLVYLLLIAVGMIGSGFKWVSGGAAGAEKLFAFADNPIMGVMMGLLATALIQSSSTVTSVIVGLVAGGLPVVTAIPMIMGANLGTTLTNTLVSFGHIGSRQEFQRAYAAATIHDFFNILAVFIFLPLELMTGFLEKSSLFLSDLFLNVDNAEIGFNPVKAATKPVVSFMQHEVFGNLSESVGYPKLGGVLMILAGIGLIFVSIIYIGKLLRRLLIGKAREIFLSALGRGPAAGLTSGAVVTVLVQSSSTTTSLAVPLVGTGVINLRQVYPFTLGANIGTTVTALLAATAVTGDNSVSAMEIAFVHFLFNVFGVIVIYGLPFLRKIPIICAEHLAAKAAANKLWAVGYILVVFFMIPGLAYMIYAVE, encoded by the coding sequence ATGGAGGTCATCCATCCCGAGGTCCCGCATCCGATCACCTCAGGTGGCTCCAAATTCGTAAACTGGCTCGGAGTCCTCGTCCTGGTTTATCTGCTGCTGATCGCGGTGGGCATGATCGGCAGCGGCTTCAAGTGGGTCTCTGGCGGTGCAGCCGGGGCGGAAAAGCTTTTCGCCTTCGCCGATAATCCGATCATGGGCGTGATGATGGGCCTGCTGGCCACAGCGCTGATCCAGTCCTCCAGCACCGTCACCTCCGTCATTGTGGGGCTGGTGGCAGGCGGTCTGCCCGTGGTGACCGCTATCCCCATGATTATGGGAGCGAACCTCGGCACCACCCTGACCAACACCCTGGTCAGCTTCGGCCATATTGGCTCGCGCCAGGAATTCCAGCGCGCCTACGCCGCCGCCACGATCCACGACTTTTTCAATATTCTGGCGGTGTTCATCTTCCTGCCGCTGGAACTGATGACCGGCTTTCTGGAAAAGTCCTCCCTTTTCCTTTCGGATCTTTTCCTCAACGTGGACAACGCCGAAATCGGCTTCAATCCCGTCAAGGCGGCGACAAAACCCGTCGTCAGCTTCATGCAACACGAGGTCTTCGGCAATCTCTCCGAAAGCGTCGGCTACCCGAAGCTGGGCGGCGTGCTCATGATCCTGGCCGGGATCGGCCTGATCTTCGTCTCCATCATCTACATTGGCAAGCTGCTGCGCCGCCTGCTCATCGGCAAGGCGAGAGAGATATTCCTCTCCGCCCTCGGACGCGGCCCGGCGGCGGGCCTGACCTCGGGCGCGGTCGTCACCGTGCTGGTGCAGTCCTCCTCCACCACGACCAGCCTGGCCGTGCCGCTGGTGGGAACCGGCGTCATCAACCTGCGGCAGGTTTACCCCTTTACGCTCGGGGCCAACATCGGCACCACCGTGACCGCCCTGCTGGCGGCCACCGCCGTCACCGGCGACAACAGCGTCTCGGCCATGGAAATCGCCTTCGTGCATTTCCTCTTCAATGTCTTCGGCGTCATCGTCATCTACGGGCTGCCATTTTTACGAAAAATCCCCATTATCTGCGCCGAGCATCTGGCCGCCAAGGCCGCCGCCAACAAGCTCTGGGCCGTGGGCTACATCCTCGTGGTCTTCTTTATGATCCCCGGACTGGCCTACATGATCTACGCGGTCGAATAA
- the rsmA gene encoding 16S rRNA (adenine(1518)-N(6)/adenine(1519)-N(6))-dimethyltransferase RsmA, producing the protein MLTLTQTRERLQALGMHPSKKLGQNFLVDPNIVRKSLDLAKVTAGDTVVEVGPGLGTLTGGLLERGAEVYAVELDHRLAASLRETRGDEPRFHLAEADAMDKPLGDFPGDRPFKIVANLPYAISTPWMEKILAGPLPEKMVLMLQREAAERFTAEPGGKNIGAVSLFLAAAYVRRPGHAVARSCFYPAPDIDSVLLHLERREHPRSFAPQTRALMRKFFTQRRKQIGSLARQEKSPALDHWLAVLESAGLPPTLRPEALPLDAWLQLDQALQSA; encoded by the coding sequence ATGCTCACCCTCACCCAGACGCGCGAACGCCTGCAGGCACTCGGCATGCACCCGAGCAAGAAGCTCGGCCAGAACTTCCTCGTCGATCCCAACATCGTGCGCAAGTCCCTCGACCTGGCCAAAGTCACCGCCGGGGACACTGTGGTCGAGGTCGGCCCCGGCCTGGGAACGCTCACCGGCGGTCTGCTGGAGCGCGGGGCCGAGGTTTACGCGGTCGAACTGGACCACCGCCTGGCCGCATCCCTGCGCGAAACCCGCGGCGACGAACCGCGCTTCCACCTCGCTGAAGCCGACGCCATGGACAAGCCTTTAGGCGACTTCCCCGGCGACCGGCCCTTCAAGATCGTGGCCAACCTGCCCTACGCCATTTCCACCCCGTGGATGGAGAAAATCCTCGCCGGTCCCCTGCCGGAAAAAATGGTCCTCATGCTCCAGCGCGAGGCCGCCGAACGCTTCACGGCCGAGCCCGGCGGGAAAAACATCGGCGCGGTCAGCCTCTTTCTCGCCGCCGCCTACGTGCGCCGCCCTGGCCACGCCGTCGCCCGGAGTTGCTTCTACCCCGCCCCCGACATCGACTCGGTCCTGCTCCACCTGGAGCGACGCGAGCACCCCCGCTCCTTCGCCCCGCAGACCCGTGCGCTCATGCGCAAGTTTTTCACCCAGCGCCGTAAACAAATCGGCTCACTCGCCCGGCAGGAGAAATCCCCCGCCCTCGACCACTGGCTCGCCGTCCTCGAATCCGCCGGCCTGCCCCCGACCCTGCGCCCCGAAGCCCTCCCCCTTGACGCCTGGCTCCAACTCGACCAGGCACTGCAGAGTGCTTGA
- a CDS encoding hydroxyacid dehydrogenase: MKKPKSIFLLSPASRDSIYNEAVLDEIGKLTDNDRRVHSGEDVLNHPEDYRDVEIVFSGWGCPIMDEQMLASLPSLKALFYGAGSVRRLVTDAFWERNIRLTSAYTVNAHPVAAYTMASLIFGLKRAWGVNQDLKRGISSHANIIGLDEGTRVGLVSLGAIGRLVCQYLSVFSLDVVAYDPFAGDEVFEELSVRRASSLEELFSECHAVSIHTPLLPETRGMITGELLEMLPPNAVFINTSRGAVVDEEALTRVLEKRPDIFAVLDVITDEEAYCQTPLLKLPNVFLTPHIAGSLGNERYRLGRMTVEECRRYLAGEPPVVSVTKENFTRMA, translated from the coding sequence ATGAAGAAACCCAAATCGATATTTCTGCTCAGTCCCGCCAGTCGCGACTCTATCTACAACGAAGCCGTGCTCGACGAGATCGGTAAGCTGACCGATAACGACCGCCGTGTGCACAGCGGTGAAGATGTCCTGAACCATCCAGAGGACTACCGTGACGTGGAAATTGTTTTTTCCGGCTGGGGCTGTCCGATCATGGATGAGCAAATGCTGGCCTCTTTGCCGTCGCTGAAGGCGCTTTTCTATGGGGCCGGTTCGGTCCGCAGGCTGGTGACAGATGCCTTCTGGGAGCGAAATATCCGGCTCACCAGCGCCTACACGGTGAATGCCCATCCGGTCGCGGCTTACACCATGGCCAGCCTGATCTTCGGGTTGAAACGGGCCTGGGGGGTCAATCAGGACTTGAAGCGGGGCATCTCCTCCCACGCAAATATCATCGGCTTGGATGAAGGAACGCGCGTCGGGCTGGTCTCTCTCGGGGCTATCGGGCGGCTGGTCTGCCAGTACCTTTCGGTGTTTTCGCTCGATGTGGTGGCCTACGATCCGTTCGCGGGCGACGAGGTCTTCGAAGAGCTGTCGGTGCGGCGGGCCTCCAGTCTGGAGGAGCTTTTTTCCGAGTGCCATGCGGTCTCGATCCACACCCCGCTGCTGCCGGAAACCCGTGGCATGATTACCGGCGAACTGCTGGAAATGCTTCCTCCGAACGCCGTGTTTATCAATACCTCGCGGGGGGCCGTTGTCGATGAGGAAGCCCTCACGCGGGTGCTGGAGAAACGGCCCGACATTTTTGCCGTGCTCGACGTGATCACGGATGAAGAGGCGTATTGCCAGACGCCCTTGCTGAAGCTGCCGAACGTTTTTCTGACGCCCCACATCGCCGGTTCGCTCGGGAATGAGCGTTACCGGCTCGGGCGGATGACCGTGGAGGAGTGCAGGCGCTACCTGGCCGGAGAGCCGCCGGTTGTTTCCGTGACGAAGGAGAATTTTACCCGCATGGCCTGA
- a CDS encoding cysteine-rich CWC family protein: MSKYRPPCHDQEKESPTIADSHPTSSGPADTAPQPKRCPRCGRDFVCRTHDIAHCQCAGIAMTPQLSTRIKETYDGCLCRHCLQELARETGN; this comes from the coding sequence TTGTCAAAATACCGCCCGCCCTGCCATGATCAGGAAAAGGAGTCCCCCACCATCGCAGATTCACACCCAACCAGTTCCGGCCCGGCCGACACCGCCCCCCAGCCCAAACGCTGCCCGCGCTGCGGACGCGACTTTGTTTGCCGGACTCACGACATCGCCCATTGCCAGTGCGCGGGGATCGCGATGACGCCCCAACTCTCCACCCGGATCAAGGAAACCTACGACGGTTGCCTCTGCCGCCACTGCCTGCAAGAACTCGCCCGCGAGACCGGCAACTAG
- a CDS encoding YgjP-like metallopeptidase domain-containing protein translates to MPLKADNLRLTEVETSQGRVLVPYEVRRRKGARYIRLSIGARNHAVLSVPWLCPIAEAMHFLRSQGTWLEKNLKENPSRCSLVNYLEANPRLYGLGQVFRLNLQLTRARPFYIYDTQSGEIELRLRSTEDQETEMVTLVRQFAAEVIETRTREFAREHGLGIGRVSVRDQSSRWGSCSSRGTISLNWRLVLLRPNLQDHVILHELAHVTEMNHSPRFWDLLRRYDPRTDQHNSQLNPAASRLMPLGRA, encoded by the coding sequence GTGCCGCTAAAAGCTGACAACCTCCGGCTGACCGAAGTCGAGACCTCTCAGGGGCGCGTCCTCGTGCCCTATGAGGTGCGCCGTCGCAAGGGGGCGCGCTACATCCGGCTGTCTATCGGGGCGCGTAACCACGCCGTGCTCTCCGTGCCCTGGCTCTGCCCGATAGCCGAGGCCATGCACTTCCTGCGTTCGCAGGGCACCTGGCTGGAAAAAAATCTTAAGGAAAACCCCAGTCGCTGCTCGCTGGTCAACTACCTGGAGGCGAATCCCCGTCTTTACGGGCTGGGGCAGGTCTTCCGGCTTAACCTGCAACTGACCCGTGCCCGGCCCTTTTACATTTACGACACCCAGTCGGGCGAAATTGAACTGCGCCTGCGCTCGACCGAAGATCAGGAAACGGAGATGGTCACGCTGGTCCGGCAATTCGCCGCCGAGGTGATCGAGACGCGCACGCGGGAGTTTGCCCGCGAGCACGGCCTGGGCATCGGGCGGGTCAGCGTGCGCGACCAGTCGAGCCGCTGGGGCTCGTGCTCAAGCCGGGGCACGATCTCGCTCAACTGGCGGCTGGTGCTGCTGCGGCCCAACCTCCAGGATCACGTCATCCTGCACGAGCTGGCCCACGTGACCGAGATGAACCACAGTCCGCGCTTCTGGGATCTGCTGCGCCGCTACGATCCGCGCACCGACCAGCACAATTCCCAGCTCAACCCCGCCGCCTCACGTCTCATGCCCCTGGGGCGAGCCTGA
- the feoB gene encoding ferrous iron transport protein B yields the protein MKCSQCTSTSCHCPPAAASRPLGLNADNCDAVIALAGNPNTGKSTVFNRLTGLHQHTGNWPGKTIARAEGAFSYGGKTYRLVDLPGTYSLLSASPDEEVARDFVLFGRPDVTLVVIDSTAIERNLNLVLQILQITKRVVVCLNLMDEARAHRIEIDVPALEAELGVPVIPCAARRGEGIDELLQALARVAAGERPAGRRLPLAIPEIEQPLETLSQALREAFPTLRHVPWIALRLLCADETVTASLRSGEIGQLAADHAASGGKSGPHAISDHDREAGERLCELAESFRWHAPGNLHDRLTEQIYSESSKIFSACVRQPSDSARARWQARLDRVLTHPLTGYPVMLLIFALILWITIIGANYPSSFLAGILLDWGHPALRQLTVDLGFPGWLTGLTVDGMYLSCAWVISVMLPPMAIFFPLFTLLEDLGYLPRVAFNLDRIFQAVGAHGKQALTMSMGLGCNAAGIIACRVIDSPRERLIAMITNNFSVCNGRWPTLILIATIFFGALVSPQFSTLAATAVVFSVVVFGFGLTFLSSWILSKTVLRGEASTFSLELPPYRPPNFWQTLYTSIIDRTLFVLWRAIVFAVPAGAVIWLVANVHVGGEPLATIFSGWLEPLGWVMGLSGLILLAYIIAIPANEIVIPTILMLTVLQTGMTDLGAGAGVMFEADDGIVHQILTAGGWTTLTAVCLLLFCLCHNPCSTTIYTIYKETRSAGWTALATLLPFAFGIPLCIAVAFVWRQLS from the coding sequence ATGAAGTGTTCCCAATGCACCTCCACGTCCTGCCACTGCCCACCGGCGGCGGCTTCGCGCCCACTGGGTCTGAACGCCGACAACTGCGACGCGGTCATCGCGCTGGCGGGTAATCCAAACACGGGCAAGAGCACCGTCTTCAACCGGCTGACCGGGCTCCACCAGCACACCGGCAACTGGCCCGGCAAGACCATCGCCCGCGCCGAGGGAGCTTTTTCCTATGGAGGGAAAACCTACCGACTCGTGGATCTGCCCGGCACGTATTCCCTGCTCTCGGCCTCACCGGACGAGGAAGTGGCCCGCGACTTTGTCCTCTTCGGCCGCCCCGACGTAACGCTCGTCGTGATCGACAGCACCGCCATCGAGCGCAACCTCAACCTCGTCCTGCAAATTCTCCAGATCACCAAGCGCGTGGTCGTGTGCCTGAATCTCATGGACGAGGCCCGCGCGCACCGGATCGAGATCGACGTGCCCGCGCTCGAAGCCGAGCTGGGCGTGCCCGTCATCCCCTGCGCGGCCCGGCGCGGCGAAGGCATCGACGAACTGCTCCAGGCACTCGCCCGCGTGGCCGCCGGTGAGCGCCCCGCCGGACGACGCCTGCCGCTGGCCATTCCGGAGATCGAGCAGCCGCTTGAGACCCTGAGCCAGGCCCTGCGTGAAGCCTTCCCCACCCTGCGGCACGTTCCCTGGATCGCGCTGCGTCTGCTCTGCGCCGACGAGACCGTGACTGCCTCCCTGCGCTCGGGCGAGATTGGCCAACTGGCCGCCGACCACGCCGCCAGCGGTGGCAAATCCGGCCCCCACGCCATCAGCGACCACGACCGCGAAGCGGGTGAACGCCTCTGCGAGCTGGCCGAGTCGTTCCGCTGGCACGCGCCCGGCAACCTCCACGACCGCCTGACGGAGCAGATTTACTCCGAGTCCTCGAAGATTTTCTCCGCCTGCGTGCGCCAGCCCTCGGACTCCGCCCGCGCCCGCTGGCAGGCCCGGCTCGACCGCGTGCTCACCCACCCGCTGACCGGCTACCCGGTCATGCTGCTCATCTTCGCCCTCATCCTGTGGATCACGATCATCGGGGCCAATTACCCCTCCAGCTTCCTCGCCGGTATCCTCCTGGACTGGGGACACCCGGCGCTGCGGCAGTTAACGGTCGATCTCGGCTTCCCCGGCTGGCTGACCGGGCTGACCGTGGACGGCATGTACCTCTCCTGCGCCTGGGTCATCAGCGTCATGCTGCCGCCGATGGCGATTTTCTTTCCCCTCTTCACCCTGCTGGAAGACCTCGGCTACCTGCCGAGGGTAGCCTTTAACCTCGACCGTATTTTCCAGGCCGTCGGGGCGCACGGTAAACAGGCCCTGACCATGTCGATGGGGCTGGGCTGCAACGCGGCGGGCATCATCGCCTGCCGGGTGATCGACTCGCCCCGCGAGCGTCTGATCGCGATGATTACGAACAACTTCTCGGTCTGCAACGGACGCTGGCCCACGCTCATCCTGATCGCGACCATCTTTTTCGGGGCGCTCGTCTCGCCGCAGTTCTCGACCCTGGCGGCGACGGCGGTCGTCTTCAGCGTGGTCGTGTTCGGCTTCGGGCTGACCTTTCTCAGCTCGTGGATTCTCAGCAAAACCGTCCTGCGCGGCGAGGCCTCCACCTTCAGTCTGGAACTGCCCCCCTACCGACCGCCGAACTTCTGGCAGACGCTCTACACCTCAATTATCGACCGCACACTGTTCGTGCTGTGGCGGGCCATCGTCTTCGCCGTCCCCGCGGGGGCCGTCATCTGGCTCGTCGCCAATGTCCACGTCGGCGGCGAACCGCTGGCCACGATTTTCAGCGGCTGGCTGGAGCCGCTGGGCTGGGTGATGGGCCTGAGCGGGCTAATCCTGCTCGCCTACATCATCGCCATCCCGGCCAACGAAATCGTCATCCCGACCATCCTCATGCTGACCGTCCTGCAAACCGGGATGACCGACCTCGGCGCGGGCGCGGGGGTGATGTTTGAGGCCGACGACGGGATCGTCCACCAGATCCTCACCGCCGGAGGCTGGACCACCCTGACCGCCGTCTGCCTGCTGTTATTCTGCCTCTGCCACAACCCATGCAGCACGACGATCTACACCATTTACAAGGAAACCCGCAGCGCCGGCTGGACCGCCCTGGCCACCCTCTTGCCCTTCGCCTTTGGCATCCCCCTCTGCATCGCCGTCGCCTTTGTCTGGCGGCAACTCAGCTAA